The following coding sequences lie in one Arachis hypogaea cultivar Tifrunner chromosome 9, arahy.Tifrunner.gnm2.J5K5, whole genome shotgun sequence genomic window:
- the LOC112712257 gene encoding uncharacterized protein, with the protein MNGAGSGSSNLCINDTLTDDELRSILAKLESEKDKEIFGLVCKRWLRLQSTERKKLAARAGPHMLRRMADRFTRLLELDLAQSVSRSFYPGVTDSDLAVIANGFTCLRVLNLHNCKGISDVGMKAIGEGLSLLQSLDVSYCRKLTDKGLAAVAKGCSDLRVLHLAGCRFVTDGILEALSKNCHNLEKLGLQGCTNITNYGLISLASGCQQIKYLDINKCSNVSDVGVSSVSRACSSSLKTLKLLDCYKIGDETILSLSKYCDNLETLIIGGCRDVSNDAIKSLAAAGRSSLKNLRMDWCLNLSDSSLSCILSQCRNLEALDIGCCEEVSDAAFELISSEEVDLRLKILKVSNCPKITVAGIGILVGKCSYLEYLDVRSCPHITKAGLDEAGLHFPEFCKVNFNGTINEPVVLI; encoded by the exons ATGAACGGTGCCGGATCGGGATCCTCGAACCTCTGCATAAACGACACTCTCACTGACGACGAGCTTCGTTCGATCCTGGCGAAGCTGGAGAGCGAGAAGGACAAGGAGATCTTCGGGTTGGTGTGTAAGAGGTGGCTCCGATTGCAGAGCACCGAAAGGAAGAAGCTTGCGGCGCGTGCAGGTCCACACATGCTTCGCAGAATGGCTGATAGGTTCACGCGCTTGCTCGAATTGGACCTTGCCCAGTCCGTTTCGCGGTCGTTCTATCCCGGCGTCACCGATTCCGACCTCGCCGTCATCGCCAATGGTTTCACATGCTTGAGGGTCCTCAATTTGCATAATTGTAAAG GAATTTCAGATGTTGGAATGAAAGCAATTGGTGAAGGTCTTTCCTTGTTGCAGTCATTGGATGTATCCTACTGCAGAAAGCTGACTGACAAGGGACTAGCTGCTGTCGCTAAAGGCTGTAGCGACTTACGGGTATTGCATCTCGCCGGTTGCAGATTCGTTACGGATGGTATATTAGAAGCTCTCTCCAAAAACTGTCATAATCTAGAAAAACTGGGATTGCAAGGGTGCACAAATATTACCAACTATGGATTGATAAGCCTTGCAAGTGGTTGTCAACAGATCAAGTATTTGGACATCAACAAATGCAGTAATGTCAGTGATGTTGGCGTCTCTAGTGTTTCTAGGGCTTGTTCATCATCTCTCAAGACATTGAAGTTGTTGGATTGCTACAAAATTGGGGATGAAACCATATTATCCTTGTCCAAATACTGCGATAATCTTGAGACTCTAATCATTGGTGGTTGCCGGGATGTCTCCAACGACGCAATAAAATCTCTTGCTGCTGCAGGTAGGAGCAGTCTTAAGAACTTAAGGATGGATTGGTGTCTAAACCTCTCGGATTCATCGTTGAGCTGTATTTTAAGTCAATGCAGAAACCTTGAGGCACTGGACATTGGTTGCTGTGAGGAGGTGAGCGATGCTGCTTTCGAGCTTATAAGCAGCGAGGAGGTGGATTTGAGGTTGAAGATTTTGAAGGTTAGTAACTGTCCGAAGATCACAGTGGCAGGAATAGGCATTCTTGTGGGAAAATGCAGTTATCTGGAATACTTGGATGTGAGATCATGCCCACATATTACGAAGGCTGGCCTGGATGAGGCTGGTCTCCATTTTCCTGAATTCTGTAAAGTTAATTTTAATGGTACCATCAATGAGCCTGTTGTGCTTATTTGa
- the LOC112712259 gene encoding E3 ubiquitin-protein ligase CIP8, protein MSESPSQPPPPPPAPEAPSYWCYHCEKRVSVETLPDLPDVICGDCKNGFVESIPTPSLPSSTAAASSSDDPYFGSHFLHVLRLIAQSARDDDASPPPPPSRSPENDFLRIELGGWDNDDDDEDDDDDEENGIEFHHGGEDRENAVEERGDRVGNEEPHGDDEDLRRRRRELLRLRIRDLATRTRSMRNRILDWADILMGLEDNSIEFRLQLPDSDRYVGNPEDYVDAAEYEALLQTLAESDGGGRRGAPPAAKSAVEALPTVKISSESEVVACAVCKDMVGVGDVAKRLPCGHEYHGDCIVPWLGSRNSCPVCRFELPTDDRDYEADKRKNKRVFNSANGASGSGGGGGGGGTFSG, encoded by the coding sequence ATGTCGGAGTCACCGTCTCAGCCACCGCCTCCTCCTCCAGCTCCCGAAGCGCCATCGTACTGGTGTTACCACTGCGAGAAGCGCGTCTCCGTCGAGACACTCCCTGACCTACCTGACGTCATCTGCGGTGACTGCAAGAACGGCTTCGTCGAGTCCATCCCCACTCCCTCTCTCCCTTCCTCCACTGCCGCCGCCTCCTCCTCCGACGACCCCTACTTCGGCTCTCACTTCCTCCACGTCCTCCGCCTAATCGCCCAGTCAGCGCGTGACGACGacgcttctcctcctcctccgcctAGTCGCTCGCCGGAAAACGATTTCCTCCGGATCGAGCTTGGAGGCTGGGacaacgacgacgacgacgaggaTGACGATGACGACGAGGAAAACGGCATCGAGTTCCACCACGGAGGCGAAGACCGCGAAAACGCAGTCGAGGAGCGAGGAGATCGAGTCGGAAATGAGGAACCACACGGCGACGACGAAGATCTGCGGCGGAGGAGGCGCGAGCTGCTTCGTCTCCGAATTAGGGATTTGGCGACGCGAACGAGGAGTATGCGGAACCGGATCTTGGATTGGGCCGACATCCTGATGGGCCTTGAGGACAACTCCATCGAGTTCCGCCTCCAGCTGCCGGATTCCGATCGCTACGTCGGAAACCCTGAGGACTACGTCGACGCGGCGGAGTATGAGGCCTTGCTGCAGACGCTGGCGGAGAGCGACGGGGGAGGGAGGAGGGGAGCTCCGCCGGCGGCGAAGTCTGCCGTGGAGGCGCTGCCGACAGTGAAGATCTCGTCGGAGAGCGAGGTGGTGGCGTGCGCCGTATGCAAGGACATGGTGGGCGTCGGTGACGTGGCAAAGAGATTGCCGTGCGGGCACGAGTACCATGGAGACTGCATTGTCCCGTGGTTAGGTTCTCGAAATTCGTGCCCTGTTTGCAGGTTTGAGCTGCCAACTGATGATAGAGATTATGAAGCGgacaagaggaagaacaagagaGTCTTCAATTCTGCTAACGGTGCTTCTGGTTcaggtggcggtggcggtggagGTGGTACCTTCTCTGGTTGA